CGCTGCGCCAGACGACCGACTGCATCCGGCTGATGCAGGTGAAGAAGAAAAGGTGGTCTTCGCGGGAGCAGAGGTGTTCGATGAAGCGGATTCCGAGGCGGCGGAGCGTCTCCGTGTGGTAGAGTTTGCAGACGCTGCATCCGTCCTGCAGAAACCGCTGTCCCACGGCTGCCGAAGGATCGTCGCCGATGGCGAGCGCCCCGTCGTCGTAGCTGAAAAACGCCTCGTTCGGCCCCGGCGGCTCGGCCTCCGAAAAGTCGAGCAGTATGCCTTGCATGACGATCGTTCCGGGACCCGGGGCGGGATCGCGGAAAAATTCGGCCAGAAACTCCTTTTCGGCCCAGTCGTCGGCGTCCATGAAGGTGATGAAACGCCCGCGGGCGTTGTCGATGCCCGCATTGCGGGCCGCCGAGACCGACGCTTCGTCGAGCGTCAGGGTGCGGATGCACCCGGGGTGTTCCGCGGCGTAGCGGGCGCAGCGTTCCCGCGAATCGTCCGACGAGCCGTTTTCGACCAGGATGAGTTCGAAATCGGTGTAGCTCTGGGCCAGCAGGCTCTCCACGCATGCGCCGAGGTGGGGCGCTGCATTGTGGACCGGGATTACGACCGTGAGGTTGGGTTCGGGCTGGGACATCGGCTATTGGTTTTGAGGAGTATAGAAATCCCGGATATTCCGTGCGATGCACTCCACGAGTATTTCGATCGCCTCGACGGGCGACCAGGCGTTGTGGGGCGAGAGCAGCAGGCGGTCCGGTTCACGGACCGAGAGCAGGGGATTGCCCGCTTCGAGCGGTTCGTGCGTGAAAACATCAAGCCCCGCTCCGGCGAGCCGTCCGGCGTCGAGGGCCGCGGCCAGCGCCGCTTCGTCCACGATGCCGCCGCGCGCCACGTTGATCAGGATGGCCGAAGGCTTCATCAGCGCCAGTTCGCGCGCGCCGATCAGATTGCGCGTGCGGTCGTTCAGCGGGGCGTGGACCGACACCACGTCGGCCCATCGGAGCAGTTCGTCGAGCGGCTTTTCGGGATAGGGTTCCTCGCGCACGACGCCCGAGGTCGAGGTATAGGCGATGCGGCATCCCAGCGCCTCGGCGACGCGGGCGACGCTGCGGCCGATGTTGCCCAGCCCGACGATGCCCCATTTCGAGCCGTAAAGCTGGTGTGTGGTGCGCCCGAAGTGGTATTGCAGGGGCGATCCTGCATATGCGGTCTTGACGTAGCGGTCGTAATAGACCGTCTGTCGCAGCAGGCCGATGGCCGCGCCGATGGTGGTCTCCGTCACGGCGTGGGTCGAGTAGCCCACGGCATTTTTCACCGCAATGCCCAGTTCGGCCGCGGCCTCGAGGTCGATGTGGTTCATGCCGGTCGCCGCCACGCAGATCAGCCGCAGGCGGGGGAGCTGCCGGAGGGTTTCGCGGCGGAAAACCACCTTGTTGGTGATCACCACGTCGGCTTCGCGGCAGCGGTCGGCGACCTCTTCGCGGACCGTGGTCCGATAACCCGTGTAGTTGCCCAGCGCGCGGATGGACCCGAGGTCGGCGTCGCCGAGCGAGTATTCGTCCAGAAATACGATGTTCGGTTGCATATCCTTTGTGTTTTTGTAAATTGCGTTCGGCGGCGCGGACTCGG
This Alistipes shahii WAL 8301 DNA region includes the following protein-coding sequences:
- a CDS encoding glycosyltransferase family 2 protein — encoded protein: MSQPEPNLTVVIPVHNAAPHLGACVESLLAQSYTDFELILVENGSSDDSRERCARYAAEHPGCIRTLTLDEASVSAARNAGIDNARGRFITFMDADDWAEKEFLAEFFRDPAPGPGTIVMQGILLDFSEAEPPGPNEAFFSYDDGALAIGDDPSAAVGQRFLQDGCSVCKLYHTETLRRLGIRFIEHLCSREDHLFFFTCISRMQSVVWRSGLYMHYMRRGRNTLSTRPMPACELVEAAERLDRFIPQLAERFGITDKAYLFALRQNLVRDTLLRAANNIRFGDRRSVLGAIAARPELFGAETYTPRWHPLLKRPLLDRILKGRECRTLLYLRIALRRSSLRLRGRFNA
- a CDS encoding NAD(P)-dependent oxidoreductase, which translates into the protein MQPNIVFLDEYSLGDADLGSIRALGNYTGYRTTVREEVADRCREADVVITNKVVFRRETLRQLPRLRLICVAATGMNHIDLEAAAELGIAVKNAVGYSTHAVTETTIGAAIGLLRQTVYYDRYVKTAYAGSPLQYHFGRTTHQLYGSKWGIVGLGNIGRSVARVAEALGCRIAYTSTSGVVREEPYPEKPLDELLRWADVVSVHAPLNDRTRNLIGARELALMKPSAILINVARGGIVDEAALAAALDAGRLAGAGLDVFTHEPLEAGNPLLSVREPDRLLLSPHNAWSPVEAIEILVECIARNIRDFYTPQNQ